One Ricinus communis isolate WT05 ecotype wild-type chromosome 2, ASM1957865v1, whole genome shotgun sequence DNA segment encodes these proteins:
- the LOC8267830 gene encoding probable nucleoredoxin 2 isoform X1, translating into MKLEEDNRRSLVMVDEEKTNGDTRNISSFRFSSLLASRDRDFLLSHDGTLQVKVSELEGKVIGLYFSANWYPPCRNFNQVLAGVYEQLKENGSNFEVVFVSSDENLDAFNNYRALMPWLSIPFSDLETKKALDRKFNIEGVPCLVILQPKDDKEEATLHDGVDLLYRFGVQAFPFTKERLEELKMQEKEKHESQTLTNLLTNHDRDYLFAHPAPKQVPVASLIGKTIGLFFSAQWCRPGMKFTPKLISIYHKIKQMLRERESEDFEIVFVSTDRDQEGFDSYFNTMPWLALPFGDPTIKTLTKYFDVQGIPCLIIIGPNGKTITKNGRNLINLYQENAYPFTEAKVELLEKQMEEEFKSLPRSEYHVGHKHELNLVTEGTGGGPYICCDCDEQGSGWAYQCLECGYEVHPKCVRVVEPGSTRAR; encoded by the exons ATGAAGTTGGAAGAGGATAACAGGAGGAGCCTTGTCATGGTAGATGAAGAAAAAACAAACGGAGACACTCGCAATATTTCAAGCTTTAGATTCTCTTCTCTTTTGGCCTCCAGAGATCGCGACTTTCTTCTCTCCCATGACGGAACTCTG CAGGTCAAAGTTTCTGAGCTTGAAGGGAAGGTGATAGGGCTATACTTCTCAGCCAATTGGTACCCACCATGTAGAAACTTCAACCAGGTGCTAGCTGGTGTATACGAGCAGCTAAAGGAAAATGGGTCTAATTTTGAGGTTGTCTTTGTTTCATCTGATGAAAATTTGGATGCCTTCAACAACTATCGAGCATTGATGCCATGGCTTTCAATTCCATTTTCTGACCTGGAGACAAAGAAAGCATTAGACCGTAAATTCAACATTGAAGGTGTTCCTTGTTTAGTTATTTTGCAACCCAAAGATGATAAGGAGGAGGCAACGTTGCATGATGGAGTTGATCTCCTTTATCGCTTCGGAGTTCAAGCTTTTCCCTTTACTAAAGAGAGATTGGAGGAGTTgaaaatgcaagaaaaagagaagcaTGAGAGCCAGACCTTGACCAATTTACTAACAAACCATGATAGAGACTATCTTTTTGCTCATCCTGCACCTAAACAG GTGCCAGTTGCTTCGCTAATAGGTAAAACAATTGGACTGTTCTTCTCGGCCCAATGGTGTCGGCCAGGCATGAAGTTTACTCCAAAGCTGATTTCTATCTACCATAAGATCAAGCAGATGCtaagggagagagagagtgaggACTTTGAAATTGTGTTTGTGTCAACTGATCGTGATCAAGAAGGATTTGACTCCTACTTCAATACTATGCCATGGTTGGCATTGCCTTTTGGAGACCCTACAATCAAAACCTTAACCAAGTATTTTGACGTGCAGGGTATCCCTTGTTTAATAATTATAGGTCCTAATGGTAAAACCATTACCAAGAATGGGAGAAATCTAATAAACTTGTATCAAGAAAATGCATACCCTTTTACTGAAGCAAAAGTGGAGTTGCTAGAGAAACAGATGGAGGAAGAGTTCAAAAGCTTACCAAGATCAGAGTATCATGTTGGACATAAGCATGAGCTGAATTTGGTAACAGAAGGAACTGGAGGAGGACCCTATATTTGTTGTGATTGTGATGAGCAAGGGTCTGGTTGGGCATACCAGTGCCTTGAATGTGGGTATGAGGTGCACCCCAAGTGTGTCAGAGTTGTGGAACCTGGCTCCACGCGTGcgagatga
- the LOC8267830 gene encoding probable nucleoredoxin 2 isoform X4 has protein sequence MCHYLRLPLALHLRYKVKVSELEGKVIGLYFSANWYPPCRNFNQVLAGVYEQLKENGSNFEVVFVSSDENLDAFNNYRALMPWLSIPFSDLETKKALDRKFNIEGVPCLVILQPKDDKEEATLHDGVDLLYRFGVQAFPFTKERLEELKMQEKEKHESQTLTNLLTNHDRDYLFAHPAPKQVPVASLIGKTIGLFFSAQWCRPGMKFTPKLISIYHKIKQMLRERESEDFEIVFVSTDRDQEGFDSYFNTMPWLALPFGDPTIKTLTKYFDVQGIPCLIIIGPNGKTITKNGRNLINLYQENAYPFTEAKVELLEKQMEEEFKSLPRSEYHVGHKHELNLVTEGTGGGPYICCDCDEQGSGWAYQCLECGYEVHPKCVRVVEPGSTRAR, from the exons ATGTGTCATTACCTAAGGCTCCCTTTAGCCTTACATCTACGCTATAAG GTCAAAGTTTCTGAGCTTGAAGGGAAGGTGATAGGGCTATACTTCTCAGCCAATTGGTACCCACCATGTAGAAACTTCAACCAGGTGCTAGCTGGTGTATACGAGCAGCTAAAGGAAAATGGGTCTAATTTTGAGGTTGTCTTTGTTTCATCTGATGAAAATTTGGATGCCTTCAACAACTATCGAGCATTGATGCCATGGCTTTCAATTCCATTTTCTGACCTGGAGACAAAGAAAGCATTAGACCGTAAATTCAACATTGAAGGTGTTCCTTGTTTAGTTATTTTGCAACCCAAAGATGATAAGGAGGAGGCAACGTTGCATGATGGAGTTGATCTCCTTTATCGCTTCGGAGTTCAAGCTTTTCCCTTTACTAAAGAGAGATTGGAGGAGTTgaaaatgcaagaaaaagagaagcaTGAGAGCCAGACCTTGACCAATTTACTAACAAACCATGATAGAGACTATCTTTTTGCTCATCCTGCACCTAAACAG GTGCCAGTTGCTTCGCTAATAGGTAAAACAATTGGACTGTTCTTCTCGGCCCAATGGTGTCGGCCAGGCATGAAGTTTACTCCAAAGCTGATTTCTATCTACCATAAGATCAAGCAGATGCtaagggagagagagagtgaggACTTTGAAATTGTGTTTGTGTCAACTGATCGTGATCAAGAAGGATTTGACTCCTACTTCAATACTATGCCATGGTTGGCATTGCCTTTTGGAGACCCTACAATCAAAACCTTAACCAAGTATTTTGACGTGCAGGGTATCCCTTGTTTAATAATTATAGGTCCTAATGGTAAAACCATTACCAAGAATGGGAGAAATCTAATAAACTTGTATCAAGAAAATGCATACCCTTTTACTGAAGCAAAAGTGGAGTTGCTAGAGAAACAGATGGAGGAAGAGTTCAAAAGCTTACCAAGATCAGAGTATCATGTTGGACATAAGCATGAGCTGAATTTGGTAACAGAAGGAACTGGAGGAGGACCCTATATTTGTTGTGATTGTGATGAGCAAGGGTCTGGTTGGGCATACCAGTGCCTTGAATGTGGGTATGAGGTGCACCCCAAGTGTGTCAGAGTTGTGGAACCTGGCTCCACGCGTGcgagatga
- the LOC8267830 gene encoding probable nucleoredoxin 2 isoform X3 yields MCHYLRLPLALHLRYKQVKVSELEGKVIGLYFSANWYPPCRNFNQVLAGVYEQLKENGSNFEVVFVSSDENLDAFNNYRALMPWLSIPFSDLETKKALDRKFNIEGVPCLVILQPKDDKEEATLHDGVDLLYRFGVQAFPFTKERLEELKMQEKEKHESQTLTNLLTNHDRDYLFAHPAPKQVPVASLIGKTIGLFFSAQWCRPGMKFTPKLISIYHKIKQMLRERESEDFEIVFVSTDRDQEGFDSYFNTMPWLALPFGDPTIKTLTKYFDVQGIPCLIIIGPNGKTITKNGRNLINLYQENAYPFTEAKVELLEKQMEEEFKSLPRSEYHVGHKHELNLVTEGTGGGPYICCDCDEQGSGWAYQCLECGYEVHPKCVRVVEPGSTRAR; encoded by the exons ATGTGTCATTACCTAAGGCTCCCTTTAGCCTTACATCTACGCTATAAG CAGGTCAAAGTTTCTGAGCTTGAAGGGAAGGTGATAGGGCTATACTTCTCAGCCAATTGGTACCCACCATGTAGAAACTTCAACCAGGTGCTAGCTGGTGTATACGAGCAGCTAAAGGAAAATGGGTCTAATTTTGAGGTTGTCTTTGTTTCATCTGATGAAAATTTGGATGCCTTCAACAACTATCGAGCATTGATGCCATGGCTTTCAATTCCATTTTCTGACCTGGAGACAAAGAAAGCATTAGACCGTAAATTCAACATTGAAGGTGTTCCTTGTTTAGTTATTTTGCAACCCAAAGATGATAAGGAGGAGGCAACGTTGCATGATGGAGTTGATCTCCTTTATCGCTTCGGAGTTCAAGCTTTTCCCTTTACTAAAGAGAGATTGGAGGAGTTgaaaatgcaagaaaaagagaagcaTGAGAGCCAGACCTTGACCAATTTACTAACAAACCATGATAGAGACTATCTTTTTGCTCATCCTGCACCTAAACAG GTGCCAGTTGCTTCGCTAATAGGTAAAACAATTGGACTGTTCTTCTCGGCCCAATGGTGTCGGCCAGGCATGAAGTTTACTCCAAAGCTGATTTCTATCTACCATAAGATCAAGCAGATGCtaagggagagagagagtgaggACTTTGAAATTGTGTTTGTGTCAACTGATCGTGATCAAGAAGGATTTGACTCCTACTTCAATACTATGCCATGGTTGGCATTGCCTTTTGGAGACCCTACAATCAAAACCTTAACCAAGTATTTTGACGTGCAGGGTATCCCTTGTTTAATAATTATAGGTCCTAATGGTAAAACCATTACCAAGAATGGGAGAAATCTAATAAACTTGTATCAAGAAAATGCATACCCTTTTACTGAAGCAAAAGTGGAGTTGCTAGAGAAACAGATGGAGGAAGAGTTCAAAAGCTTACCAAGATCAGAGTATCATGTTGGACATAAGCATGAGCTGAATTTGGTAACAGAAGGAACTGGAGGAGGACCCTATATTTGTTGTGATTGTGATGAGCAAGGGTCTGGTTGGGCATACCAGTGCCTTGAATGTGGGTATGAGGTGCACCCCAAGTGTGTCAGAGTTGTGGAACCTGGCTCCACGCGTGcgagatga
- the LOC8267830 gene encoding probable nucleoredoxin 2 isoform X2: protein MKLEEDNRRSLVMVDEEKTNGDTRNISSFRFSSLLASRDRDFLLSHDGTLVKVSELEGKVIGLYFSANWYPPCRNFNQVLAGVYEQLKENGSNFEVVFVSSDENLDAFNNYRALMPWLSIPFSDLETKKALDRKFNIEGVPCLVILQPKDDKEEATLHDGVDLLYRFGVQAFPFTKERLEELKMQEKEKHESQTLTNLLTNHDRDYLFAHPAPKQVPVASLIGKTIGLFFSAQWCRPGMKFTPKLISIYHKIKQMLRERESEDFEIVFVSTDRDQEGFDSYFNTMPWLALPFGDPTIKTLTKYFDVQGIPCLIIIGPNGKTITKNGRNLINLYQENAYPFTEAKVELLEKQMEEEFKSLPRSEYHVGHKHELNLVTEGTGGGPYICCDCDEQGSGWAYQCLECGYEVHPKCVRVVEPGSTRAR from the exons ATGAAGTTGGAAGAGGATAACAGGAGGAGCCTTGTCATGGTAGATGAAGAAAAAACAAACGGAGACACTCGCAATATTTCAAGCTTTAGATTCTCTTCTCTTTTGGCCTCCAGAGATCGCGACTTTCTTCTCTCCCATGACGGAACTCTG GTCAAAGTTTCTGAGCTTGAAGGGAAGGTGATAGGGCTATACTTCTCAGCCAATTGGTACCCACCATGTAGAAACTTCAACCAGGTGCTAGCTGGTGTATACGAGCAGCTAAAGGAAAATGGGTCTAATTTTGAGGTTGTCTTTGTTTCATCTGATGAAAATTTGGATGCCTTCAACAACTATCGAGCATTGATGCCATGGCTTTCAATTCCATTTTCTGACCTGGAGACAAAGAAAGCATTAGACCGTAAATTCAACATTGAAGGTGTTCCTTGTTTAGTTATTTTGCAACCCAAAGATGATAAGGAGGAGGCAACGTTGCATGATGGAGTTGATCTCCTTTATCGCTTCGGAGTTCAAGCTTTTCCCTTTACTAAAGAGAGATTGGAGGAGTTgaaaatgcaagaaaaagagaagcaTGAGAGCCAGACCTTGACCAATTTACTAACAAACCATGATAGAGACTATCTTTTTGCTCATCCTGCACCTAAACAG GTGCCAGTTGCTTCGCTAATAGGTAAAACAATTGGACTGTTCTTCTCGGCCCAATGGTGTCGGCCAGGCATGAAGTTTACTCCAAAGCTGATTTCTATCTACCATAAGATCAAGCAGATGCtaagggagagagagagtgaggACTTTGAAATTGTGTTTGTGTCAACTGATCGTGATCAAGAAGGATTTGACTCCTACTTCAATACTATGCCATGGTTGGCATTGCCTTTTGGAGACCCTACAATCAAAACCTTAACCAAGTATTTTGACGTGCAGGGTATCCCTTGTTTAATAATTATAGGTCCTAATGGTAAAACCATTACCAAGAATGGGAGAAATCTAATAAACTTGTATCAAGAAAATGCATACCCTTTTACTGAAGCAAAAGTGGAGTTGCTAGAGAAACAGATGGAGGAAGAGTTCAAAAGCTTACCAAGATCAGAGTATCATGTTGGACATAAGCATGAGCTGAATTTGGTAACAGAAGGAACTGGAGGAGGACCCTATATTTGTTGTGATTGTGATGAGCAAGGGTCTGGTTGGGCATACCAGTGCCTTGAATGTGGGTATGAGGTGCACCCCAAGTGTGTCAGAGTTGTGGAACCTGGCTCCACGCGTGcgagatga